The Mesorhizobium koreense genome includes a window with the following:
- a CDS encoding DUF3108 domain-containing protein yields MADHPSPATSLSVVSAMAALIAVIFAAAPQAAVAAPKKFTADYTVSIYGLTLARTSFTSMLDGDAIRIDGTIATAGLARVIDDTKGTTSVRGHLSGDGVAPDSFVIAYKSGKKNKRTEIDYADGAVSRTLNIPPLKKRKKWVALSAADLKAATDPLSGIMVRAEKPADVCTKTFRYYDGELRADIRFSYAGKKPFTIPGYSGEATICTARFTPVGGYKPGSSTIEYLKKTAMTVAFAPMGATGMFVPVSASVGTKIGTVTVRADKLEASQ; encoded by the coding sequence ATGGCTGACCATCCGTCGCCGGCTACCTCCCTCTCGGTTGTTTCCGCCATGGCGGCCCTTATTGCGGTGATTTTCGCGGCAGCGCCACAGGCGGCTGTGGCTGCACCGAAAAAGTTCACAGCCGATTATACGGTCTCCATCTACGGCCTTACCCTCGCCCGTACCAGTTTCACCAGTATGCTCGACGGCGATGCGATCCGGATCGACGGCACCATCGCCACGGCCGGCCTCGCCCGCGTGATCGACGATACCAAGGGCACGACGAGCGTGCGCGGACACCTGTCGGGGGACGGCGTGGCGCCGGATTCCTTTGTGATCGCCTATAAATCCGGAAAGAAGAACAAGCGTACCGAGATCGATTACGCGGACGGCGCGGTCTCCCGCACGCTGAACATCCCACCTCTGAAGAAACGCAAGAAATGGGTGGCGCTCTCCGCCGCGGACCTCAAGGCGGCCACCGATCCCCTTTCGGGCATCATGGTGCGCGCCGAAAAGCCGGCCGACGTGTGCACGAAGACGTTCCGTTACTATGACGGCGAGCTTCGTGCCGACATACGCTTCAGCTACGCTGGCAAAAAGCCGTTCACGATCCCCGGCTATTCCGGCGAGGCGACCATATGTACGGCCCGCTTCACGCCGGTCGGCGGCTACAAGCCCGGCAGTTCCACCATCGAATATCTGAAAAAGACCGCTATGACCGTTGCCTTCGCGCCGATGGGCGCGACCGGCATGTTCGTGCCTGTCTCCGCCTCCGTGGGCACCAAGATCGGTACCGTCACCGTCCGGGCCGACAAGTTGGAGGCATCGCAATAG
- a CDS encoding queuosine precursor transporter — translation MTLRRELLPFALAMAAVVTASNILVQYPFDHLGLGEILTWGAFSYPVAFLVNDLTNRRYGKPAARRVVLAGFIVGALFSVWLATPRIAIASGTAFLIGQLLDITVFGRLRRQAWWRAPLAATMCGSLIDTAIFFSLAFAAPFAFLDTGFGLADGSLAFPSELFGGQAPLWMTLALGDLSVKIIMGLLMLVPYGALLNVLKPVPALAR, via the coding sequence ATGACCTTGCGCAGAGAACTTCTGCCTTTCGCCCTGGCGATGGCCGCCGTCGTCACGGCGTCGAATATCCTCGTCCAATATCCGTTCGATCATTTGGGCCTCGGCGAAATCCTCACCTGGGGCGCCTTCTCCTATCCTGTCGCCTTTCTGGTCAACGACCTGACCAATCGGCGCTATGGCAAGCCTGCGGCGCGTCGCGTCGTGCTGGCCGGTTTCATCGTCGGCGCGCTTTTCTCGGTGTGGCTCGCCACGCCACGCATCGCCATCGCCTCAGGCACGGCGTTCCTCATCGGCCAACTTCTCGACATCACGGTGTTCGGCCGGCTGAGAAGGCAGGCGTGGTGGCGGGCACCGCTTGCCGCGACCATGTGCGGCTCGCTCATCGATACCGCGATCTTCTTTTCGCTCGCCTTTGCCGCACCCTTCGCCTTCCTCGACACGGGCTTCGGGCTGGCCGACGGCTCGCTCGCGTTCCCGTCCGAACTCTTCGGCGGGCAGGCTCCGCTGTGGATGACGCTGGCGCTCGGCGACCTTTCCGTGAAAATCATCATGGGTCTCCTGATGCTGGTGCCATACGGCGCGCTGCTCAACGTGCTGAAGCCCGTGCCGGCGCTGGCGCGATAG
- the metA gene encoding homoserine O-acetyltransferase MetA: protein MPIKIPDQLPAREILAREGVAIMDERTALRQDIRPLQIGLLNLMPNKIRTETQFARLMGTTPLQVELTLVRIGNHKAKNTPEEHLIAFYQTWAEVKARKFDGFIITGAPIELLPFEEVTYWEELKRILDWTTTNVHSSFFICWGAMAAAWHFHGIQKHTLEKKAFGVFRHRNNSPASPYLAGFSDDFSIPVSRWTEVRADDIHAGAPLELLVESDATGPCLATETAGNRLYMFNHIEYDSTSLKEEYDRDVAAGTSIGVPHGYYPDDDPTRQPLNRWRSHAHLLFGNWINQVYQTTAYDIGNIGKKPQPLVA from the coding sequence ATGCCGATCAAGATCCCCGACCAACTTCCCGCCCGCGAGATACTCGCACGCGAGGGCGTCGCCATCATGGACGAGAGGACGGCGCTGCGCCAGGACATCCGCCCGCTGCAGATCGGGCTCCTGAACCTGATGCCGAACAAGATCCGCACGGAGACGCAGTTCGCGCGGCTGATGGGCACGACGCCGCTTCAGGTGGAACTGACGCTGGTACGCATCGGCAACCACAAGGCCAAGAATACGCCCGAGGAGCATCTCATCGCCTTCTACCAGACATGGGCGGAGGTAAAGGCGCGCAAGTTCGACGGTTTCATCATCACCGGCGCGCCCATCGAGTTGCTGCCTTTCGAGGAGGTGACCTATTGGGAGGAGTTGAAGCGCATCCTCGACTGGACGACGACCAACGTCCATTCCTCCTTCTTCATCTGCTGGGGGGCGATGGCCGCCGCCTGGCACTTCCATGGCATTCAGAAGCATACGTTGGAGAAGAAGGCCTTCGGCGTTTTCCGCCACCGCAACAATTCGCCGGCCTCGCCCTATCTGGCGGGATTTTCCGACGATTTCTCCATTCCGGTCTCACGCTGGACGGAGGTGCGCGCAGACGATATCCACGCCGGCGCGCCGCTTGAACTGCTGGTGGAATCGGATGCGACCGGCCCTTGTCTCGCCACCGAGACGGCTGGCAACCGGCTCTACATGTTCAACCACATCGAGTACGATTCCACTTCTCTCAAGGAGGAATACGATCGGGACGTGGCTGCCGGGACCTCGATCGGGGTGCCGCACGGATATTATCCGGATGACGATCCGACGCGCCAGCCGCTCAACCGCTGGCGCTCGCACGCGCACCTGTTGTTCGGCAACTGGATCAACCAGGTCTACCAAACCACGGCCTACGACATCGGGAATATCGGCAAGAAACCGCAGCCGCTCGTGGCGTGA
- the hisC gene encoding histidinol-phosphate transaminase has translation MNEIKRPLPRPGIMDIAAYVPGGGHAPGAAKVHKLSANETPLGASPAAMEALREVGNHLELYPDGQAVALRQAIAEVHGLNPANIVCGNGSDDLLALLTRAYLGPGDEGIFSEHGFLVYRIQILSVGAVPVSAPEKDERADVDAILAAVTSKTRMVFLANPNNPTGTYIPFEEVRRLHAGLPANVLLVLDAAYAEYVRRNDYEAGIELVSSARNVVMTRTFSKIYGLAGLRIGWMYAPSEVVDVVNRIRDPFNVSAAAIAAGAAAMRDRAHVAQAAEHNEVWRDWLTKELAALGLRVTPSVGNFILVHLPGGKRTAEAADAFLVKHGFILRRVSAYGFPNALRMSIGSEEANRGVVSALAEFLRS, from the coding sequence ATGAACGAGATAAAGCGCCCTCTCCCGCGGCCCGGCATAATGGATATTGCCGCCTATGTTCCCGGCGGCGGCCATGCGCCGGGAGCGGCGAAGGTGCACAAGCTTTCCGCCAACGAGACGCCGCTCGGAGCCAGCCCGGCGGCCATGGAAGCGCTGCGCGAGGTCGGCAACCATCTCGAACTCTATCCGGACGGTCAAGCTGTCGCGCTGCGCCAGGCGATCGCGGAGGTGCATGGTCTCAATCCGGCGAACATCGTCTGCGGCAATGGCTCCGACGATCTCCTGGCGCTGCTCACCCGTGCCTATCTCGGCCCCGGCGACGAGGGTATTTTCAGCGAGCACGGCTTCCTCGTCTACAGGATACAGATCCTGTCGGTTGGCGCCGTTCCCGTCTCCGCGCCGGAGAAGGACGAGCGCGCCGATGTCGACGCCATCCTCGCCGCCGTCACGTCGAAGACCCGCATGGTCTTCCTCGCCAACCCCAACAACCCGACCGGCACCTACATTCCCTTCGAGGAGGTACGACGGCTGCACGCGGGCCTTCCGGCCAACGTGCTCCTCGTGCTCGATGCGGCCTATGCCGAATATGTGCGCCGCAACGACTACGAGGCCGGCATCGAGCTTGTCTCGTCGGCCCGCAACGTCGTCATGACGCGCACCTTCTCCAAGATCTATGGTCTCGCCGGGCTGCGCATCGGCTGGATGTACGCGCCTTCCGAAGTGGTCGATGTCGTCAACCGCATCCGCGATCCCTTCAATGTCAGCGCTGCGGCGATCGCAGCCGGCGCCGCCGCCATGCGCGACCGCGCCCATGTCGCCCAGGCGGCGGAGCACAACGAGGTCTGGCGCGACTGGCTGACGAAGGAACTGGCGGCGCTCGGCCTGCGCGTCACGCCAAGCGTCGGCAATTTCATCCTCGTCCATCTTCCAGGGGGCAAGCGCACCGCCGAGGCGGCGGACGCGTTCCTGGTCAAGCACGGCTTCATCCTGCGCCGCGTATCGGCCTACGGCTTTCCGAACGCGCTTCGCATGAGCATAGGCTCGGAGGAAGCCAATCGTGGCGTCGTGTCGGCGCTTGCCGAATTTCTTAGGTCGTGA
- the rpmB gene encoding 50S ribosomal protein L28 has product MSRTCELTGKSVMSGNNVSHANNRTRRRFLPNLVSVTLISEALNQSFRLRISANALRSVEHRGGLDAFLLKAGNDDLSQRARLLKKQIAKKIAGEAAAA; this is encoded by the coding sequence ATGTCCCGTACCTGTGAACTGACCGGCAAGTCCGTCATGAGTGGCAACAATGTCAGCCATGCGAACAACAGGACGCGGCGCCGCTTCCTGCCGAACCTCGTCAGCGTCACCCTGATCTCCGAGGCGCTGAACCAGAGCTTCCGGCTGCGCATCTCGGCGAACGCGCTTCGTTCGGTCGAGCATCGCGGTGGGCTCGACGCTTTTCTCCTGAAGGCCGGCAACGACGATCTTTCCCAGCGCGCGCGGCTCCTGAAGAAGCAGATCGCCAAGAAGATCGCCGGCGAGGCCGCCGCGGCCTGA
- the gloB gene encoding hydroxyacylglutathione hydrolase produces the protein MAIEIEQFMCLSDNFGVLIHDRESGESALIDAPEEGPILKAIEKTGWKPSTIFITHHHTDHVQANLALKEKFGLKIVGPKAEASKIPGIDETVAEGDILHFGGEPVHVIETPGHTAGHVSYHFPQSGVVFTADTLFALGCGRLFECPPETMFASLKKLAVLPVTTRVYCGHEYTEANVRFALTVDPENSALVARAEEIRKLRAEGKPTLPTTIERELDTNPFLRWHDASVRNTLGMQQASDAEVFAEIRKRKDNF, from the coding sequence ATGGCCATCGAGATCGAGCAGTTCATGTGCCTGAGCGACAATTTCGGCGTGCTGATCCACGACCGGGAAAGCGGAGAGAGCGCGCTTATCGATGCGCCCGAAGAAGGGCCGATCCTCAAGGCGATCGAGAAGACCGGATGGAAGCCCTCTACGATCTTCATTACGCATCACCATACGGACCATGTGCAGGCCAATCTGGCGCTGAAGGAAAAGTTCGGGCTGAAGATCGTCGGGCCGAAGGCGGAAGCCTCGAAGATACCGGGCATCGACGAGACGGTCGCCGAGGGCGATATTCTGCATTTCGGCGGCGAGCCCGTTCATGTGATCGAGACGCCCGGCCATACGGCCGGCCACGTGAGCTACCATTTCCCGCAAAGCGGCGTCGTCTTCACCGCCGATACGCTTTTCGCGCTCGGCTGCGGGCGCCTTTTCGAATGTCCGCCGGAGACGATGTTCGCCTCGCTCAAGAAACTCGCGGTTCTTCCGGTTACGACGCGAGTTTATTGCGGTCACGAATATACCGAGGCGAATGTCCGCTTCGCGCTGACGGTCGATCCCGAGAACAGCGCGCTCGTCGCCCGCGCGGAGGAAATCCGCAAGCTTCGGGCGGAAGGCAAGCCGACACTGCCGACCACGATCGAGCGCGAACTCGATACCAACCCGTTCCTGCGCTGGCACGACGCGAGCGTGCGCAATACGCTCGGCATGCAGCAAGCCTCGGACGCGGAGGTGTTTGCGGAGATAAGGAAGCGCAAGGACAACTTTTGA
- a CDS encoding class I SAM-dependent methyltransferase, whose protein sequence is MHSDIVDLRSFYASTLGRLAERSIAMALASIWATLGNERLVGLGYAVPWLERFGTEAERVFAFMPAAQGAVNWPPTGPSSTALVFDEDLPLVDSSIDRVLMVHSLEHAENPRETLMEVWRVLAPGGRLVIVVPNRRGVWARFEHTPFGTGRPYSRGQLTALLRETNFTPGAYAEALFFPPSVHRATLRLHQLFERAGRRLGPMFAGVLVVEAQKRLYQGLPVAARASRRVFVPVLTPQGAGRLRPVARSRKP, encoded by the coding sequence ATGCACAGCGATATCGTCGATCTGCGCTCCTTCTACGCCTCGACGCTGGGCCGGCTGGCCGAGCGTTCGATAGCGATGGCGCTTGCTTCGATCTGGGCGACGCTCGGCAATGAGCGGCTGGTCGGCCTCGGCTACGCCGTGCCCTGGCTGGAGCGCTTCGGCACGGAAGCCGAGCGCGTCTTCGCCTTCATGCCAGCGGCGCAGGGAGCGGTGAACTGGCCGCCGACCGGCCCGTCTTCGACGGCGCTCGTTTTCGACGAGGATCTGCCCCTGGTCGATTCCTCGATAGACCGCGTGCTGATGGTCCATTCGCTCGAACACGCCGAGAATCCGCGCGAGACGCTGATGGAGGTCTGGCGGGTGCTGGCGCCGGGCGGCCGCCTCGTCATCGTCGTGCCGAACCGCCGCGGCGTGTGGGCGCGCTTCGAGCACACGCCCTTCGGCACCGGCCGACCCTATTCGCGCGGCCAGTTGACCGCGCTTCTTCGCGAGACCAATTTCACACCCGGCGCCTATGCCGAGGCACTTTTCTTTCCGCCGAGCGTCCACCGTGCCACCCTTCGCCTCCACCAGCTCTTCGAACGCGCGGGGCGGCGCTTGGGCCCGATGTTCGCCGGCGTCCTCGTGGTGGAGGCGCAGAAGCGCCTCTATCAAGGCCTGCCGGTCGCGGCGCGCGCCTCGCGCCGCGTCTTCGTGCCGGTGCTGACGCCTCAGGGCGCGGGACGGCTGCGGCCCGTCGCACGCAGCAGGAAACCATGA
- the yddG gene encoding aromatic amino acid exporter YddG produces MARATLIGFSAVVMWALLALLTAASGSVPPFQLAAMAFAIGTALGLAARFLSPPAQRKPIPAKVWVIGIAGLFGYHFFYFTALRNAPAVEASLIAYLWPLLIVVGSALLPGERLRWHHLAGAMLGLAGAFLIVTKGGRLDFDSRYATGYAAAVVCALVWSSYSLLSRRFPAVPTGVVTWFCAATAVLSLICHMLLEQTVWPEGWGQWLAVAGLGLMPVGAAFYAWDHGVKHGNIQVLGAASYAAPLLSTLVLIAAGAAEATPRILTACALITVGAVLAAKSMLFRRARSVEA; encoded by the coding sequence ATGGCGCGGGCGACGCTGATCGGCTTTTCGGCCGTGGTGATGTGGGCGCTCCTGGCGCTCCTCACCGCTGCCTCGGGCAGTGTGCCGCCCTTTCAGCTTGCGGCGATGGCCTTTGCGATCGGCACCGCCCTCGGCCTCGCCGCGCGTTTCCTTTCGCCTCCCGCCCAGAGGAAACCCATTCCGGCAAAAGTCTGGGTGATCGGCATCGCCGGCCTGTTCGGCTACCACTTCTTCTACTTCACCGCACTGCGCAACGCGCCTGCCGTGGAGGCAAGCCTGATTGCCTATCTGTGGCCGCTTCTGATCGTCGTCGGATCGGCGCTCCTGCCAGGCGAGCGGCTGCGCTGGCACCATCTGGCGGGCGCGATGCTTGGGCTCGCCGGCGCCTTTCTCATCGTGACGAAGGGCGGCCGTCTCGATTTCGACAGCCGCTATGCGACAGGCTACGCCGCGGCGGTCGTCTGCGCGCTTGTCTGGTCGAGCTATTCGCTTCTGTCGCGGCGCTTCCCCGCCGTGCCGACCGGCGTTGTCACCTGGTTCTGCGCGGCGACGGCGGTGCTTTCGCTGATCTGCCACATGCTTCTGGAACAGACCGTCTGGCCGGAAGGCTGGGGCCAGTGGCTCGCCGTCGCCGGGCTTGGCCTGATGCCGGTAGGCGCCGCCTTCTATGCCTGGGACCACGGCGTCAAGCACGGCAACATCCAGGTGCTCGGCGCGGCAAGCTACGCGGCCCCGCTTCTCTCGACGCTGGTGCTGATCGCGGCGGGTGCCGCGGAAGCGACGCCGCGTATCCTCACTGCCTGCGCCCTCATCACGGTCGGCGCCGTTCTGGCCGCGAAATCGATGCTCTTCCGCCGGGCGCGTTCCGTCGAAGCCTGA
- a CDS encoding ABC transporter ATP-binding protein/permease yields the protein MPDKKPEPEKASPPPQQADYSLREQMAMMTRAFMASPLRNTIFWLSGGMFTMILANAGGQIILNRWYRPFYDAIERRDVPDFFHQLVIFFLIAGGLLVLGVFQTWLSQMLKLRLREGLTLDLIGEWLKGRRAFRLANAGAIGVNPDQRMHEDSGHLTDLSTSLAIGLVQSTVLLVSFVGVLWSLSSGFTFHVSGHSFQIPGYMVWAAIIYAASASWLSWLVGRPLIGLTGERYAREADLRYSLVRVNEHVDAVTLAGGQADEQRRLERDLGTLVGVLRRLVTANVRLDWVTDAYGWVTIVAPIIIAAPVYFAGDMSFGGLMMAVGAFNHVHSSLRWFVANINTITDWRATLLRIAAFRFALTRTDELHAVEKQIDFQHTSGDGITLRDVEIASPSGCTRLKEKRVTIATGKKVLVTGDPGTGKTLFFRALAGLWPWGSGHIGMPENEAITFVPRTPYFPPGALRQAMSYPLGEDSFEESEFAGALKRAGLERLVASLDRNSRWERELSDEEQHQLAFARLDLHRPDWVIIDEALDMLEGDARKRAAAVLTKRLKDATILYIGRAGFADKIFSRTLHLEKDPGGRSLKPMHVPSPPEKEKPPAEAGQETN from the coding sequence ATGCCTGACAAGAAGCCGGAACCCGAAAAGGCATCGCCACCGCCGCAACAAGCCGACTATAGCCTGCGCGAGCAAATGGCGATGATGACGCGCGCCTTCATGGCATCACCGCTACGCAATACGATCTTCTGGCTTTCGGGCGGCATGTTCACCATGATCCTAGCGAATGCCGGCGGCCAGATCATCCTCAACCGTTGGTACCGCCCTTTCTACGACGCCATCGAACGCCGCGACGTTCCCGACTTCTTCCATCAGCTTGTGATCTTCTTCCTGATCGCCGGCGGACTGCTCGTCCTCGGCGTCTTCCAGACATGGCTGAGCCAGATGCTCAAGCTCAGGCTGCGCGAAGGCCTCACCCTCGACCTGATTGGCGAATGGCTGAAGGGAAGGCGCGCCTTCCGGCTGGCGAACGCGGGCGCGATTGGCGTCAACCCCGACCAGCGCATGCACGAGGATTCCGGTCATCTGACCGACCTCTCCACATCGCTGGCGATCGGGCTCGTGCAGTCGACGGTGCTGCTCGTCTCCTTCGTCGGTGTACTCTGGTCGCTTTCGTCGGGTTTCACCTTCCACGTATCGGGCCACAGCTTCCAGATACCCGGCTACATGGTCTGGGCGGCGATCATCTACGCCGCCTCGGCCTCATGGCTGAGCTGGCTGGTCGGGCGGCCCCTGATCGGCCTGACCGGCGAACGCTACGCCCGCGAGGCAGATTTGCGTTACTCACTGGTGCGCGTAAACGAGCATGTCGATGCCGTCACGCTCGCCGGCGGCCAGGCGGACGAGCAGCGCCGGCTGGAGCGCGACCTTGGCACCTTGGTCGGTGTCCTGCGTCGCCTTGTCACCGCGAACGTTCGCCTCGACTGGGTCACCGACGCCTATGGATGGGTGACGATCGTGGCTCCGATCATCATAGCAGCGCCCGTCTATTTCGCCGGCGATATGAGTTTCGGTGGGCTGATGATGGCTGTCGGCGCCTTCAACCACGTCCACTCCTCGCTGCGCTGGTTCGTGGCCAATATCAACACGATCACCGATTGGCGCGCGACGCTCTTGCGTATCGCCGCCTTCCGCTTTGCGCTGACCCGTACGGACGAGTTGCACGCTGTGGAGAAGCAGATCGATTTCCAGCACACGAGCGGGGACGGGATAACCTTGCGGGATGTCGAGATCGCCTCGCCGAGCGGCTGTACGAGGCTCAAGGAAAAGCGCGTCACCATCGCCACCGGCAAGAAGGTGCTGGTCACCGGCGATCCCGGAACCGGCAAGACGCTGTTCTTCCGGGCACTCGCCGGGTTATGGCCATGGGGCAGCGGTCATATCGGCATGCCGGAAAACGAGGCGATCACCTTCGTCCCGCGCACGCCCTATTTCCCGCCGGGCGCGCTGCGACAGGCCATGTCCTATCCTTTGGGAGAGGATTCTTTCGAGGAGAGCGAATTCGCTGGCGCTCTCAAGCGGGCCGGTCTCGAGCGCCTCGTCGCCTCTCTCGACCGAAACTCGCGCTGGGAGCGCGAGCTGAGCGACGAGGAGCAGCATCAACTCGCCTTTGCCCGGCTCGACCTGCACCGGCCGGACTGGGTCATCATCGACGAGGCGCTGGATATGCTGGAGGGCGACGCGCGCAAGCGGGCGGCCGCAGTGCTGACGAAGAGGCTGAAGGACGCGACGATCCTCTATATCGGCCGTGCCGGATTTGCCGACAAGATATTCTCGCGCACGCTCCATCTCGAAAAGGACCCGGGCGGCCGATCACTCAAGCCGATGCACGTGCCTTCGCCACCGGAAAAGGAAAAGCCGCCAGCCGAAGCGGGGCAGGAGACGAACTGA
- a CDS encoding cysteine rich repeat-containing protein: MRWATGAVLISALLLCGSGTAMAQTMAEKLACKADFQKLCPGVKPGDGRPFACLAEHKDKLSPSCAKVIAAHKK; encoded by the coding sequence ATGCGATGGGCGACGGGTGCTGTGTTAATTTCCGCGTTGCTGCTTTGCGGATCGGGGACGGCGATGGCGCAGACCATGGCCGAAAAGCTGGCGTGCAAGGCCGACTTCCAGAAGCTCTGCCCCGGCGTCAAGCCGGGCGACGGGCGTCCGTTCGCCTGCCTTGCCGAACACAAGGACAAGCTTTCGCCGTCCTGTGCCAAGGTGATCGCGGCTCACAAGAAATAA
- a CDS encoding prephenate/arogenate dehydrogenase family protein, whose translation MSEPLFDKIALIGIGLIGSSLARVIRRKGLAGHVSISTRSAVTLARAEELGLGDSYSADPAIAVADADLVVVSVPVGASGEVAEAIAPALKPGAIVTDVGSTKGSVIAQMRPKLPESVHFIPGHPLAGTEKSGPDAGFAELFENRWCVFTPLPGTDPVALEKLSEFWRRCGSNVDTMDPDHHDMVLAIVSHLPHIIAYNIVGTADDLQTVTKSEVIKYSASGFRDFTRLAASDPTMWRDVCLHNKDAILEMLARFSEDLASLQRAIRWGDGEKLFDLFTRTRAIRRSIIEAGQEVDVPDFGRQVAAHPEKGAASKT comes from the coding sequence ATGTCCGAACCGCTTTTCGACAAAATCGCTCTCATCGGCATCGGCCTGATCGGCTCTTCGCTGGCGCGCGTCATCCGCCGCAAGGGCCTCGCCGGCCATGTCTCGATCTCCACCCGCAGTGCCGTCACGCTGGCGCGCGCCGAGGAACTCGGCCTCGGCGATTCCTATTCGGCCGATCCCGCAATTGCCGTGGCCGATGCCGACCTCGTCGTCGTCTCGGTGCCGGTCGGCGCTTCCGGTGAGGTCGCGGAGGCGATCGCACCGGCGCTGAAACCCGGCGCCATCGTCACCGACGTCGGCTCGACCAAAGGCTCTGTGATCGCGCAGATGCGCCCGAAATTGCCGGAGAGTGTCCATTTCATTCCCGGCCACCCGCTCGCCGGCACCGAGAAATCCGGCCCGGACGCCGGCTTCGCGGAACTGTTCGAGAACCGCTGGTGCGTGTTCACGCCGCTGCCCGGAACCGATCCCGTCGCACTGGAGAAACTGTCGGAATTCTGGCGCCGCTGCGGCTCCAACGTCGACACGATGGATCCCGACCATCACGACATGGTGCTCGCCATTGTCTCGCACCTGCCGCACATCATCGCCTACAACATCGTCGGCACGGCGGACGATCTGCAGACCGTGACCAAGTCGGAAGTCATCAAATATTCCGCCTCGGGCTTTCGTGACTTCACCCGCCTGGCCGCTTCCGACCCGACCATGTGGCGCGACGTCTGCCTGCACAACAAGGACGCGATCCTGGAGATGCTGGCACGCTTCTCGGAGGACCTCGCTTCGCTGCAGCGGGCTATCCGCTGGGGCGACGGGGAGAAGCTCTTCGATCTTTTCACCCGCACCCGCGCCATCCGCCGCTCGATCATCGAGGCCGGGCAGGAAGTGGACGTGCCGGATTTCGGCCGCCAGGTGGCCGCGCACCCGGAGAAGGGCGCCGCCTCGAAGACCTGA